In Prosthecomicrobium sp. N25, one DNA window encodes the following:
- a CDS encoding lysophospholipid acyltransferase family protein, which yields MLKGLTRRPGVQRLLGALIARWLRFVYRTLTPVVDPPDGYAVAEAQRPFILAMWHGEHFLMPAGRPPHWTVKAIISRSGDGEIIATVCEAFGISAIRASAGFTEEQVRRRGGVYGLIAAVRELRAGAIVALTADVPKGPARRAGEGIVAIARHSGAPIIPFAVATTRRIHLNNWDKACINLPFGRYAFVIGDPIRVPADADAEALEAARLAVEDGLDRAHARAYALVDGRGEPGGPHG from the coding sequence ATGCTGAAGGGCCTGACGCGCCGCCCCGGCGTCCAGCGCCTGCTCGGCGCCCTCATCGCCCGCTGGCTGCGCTTCGTCTACCGGACGCTGACGCCCGTGGTCGACCCGCCGGACGGCTACGCGGTCGCGGAGGCGCAGCGCCCCTTCATCCTCGCCATGTGGCACGGCGAGCATTTCCTGATGCCGGCCGGCCGCCCCCCGCACTGGACCGTGAAAGCCATCATCTCCCGGTCGGGCGACGGCGAGATCATCGCCACCGTGTGCGAGGCCTTCGGCATCTCCGCGATCCGCGCCTCGGCGGGCTTCACCGAGGAGCAGGTGCGCCGCCGCGGCGGCGTCTACGGCCTGATCGCCGCCGTCCGGGAGCTGCGCGCCGGCGCCATCGTGGCCCTGACGGCCGACGTGCCCAAGGGCCCGGCGCGCCGGGCCGGGGAGGGGATCGTCGCCATCGCGCGCCATTCGGGCGCCCCGATCATCCCCTTCGCGGTCGCCACCACCCGCCGCATCCACCTGAACAACTGGGATAAGGCCTGCATCAACCTGCCCTTCGGCCGCTACGCCTTCGTGATCGGCGATCCCATCCGCGTCCCCGCCGACGCCGACGCCGAGGCCCTGGAGGCCGCCCGCCTGGCCGTCGAGGACGGGCTCGACCGCGCCCACGCGCGCGCCTACGCCCTGGTGGACGGCCGCGGCGAGCCGGGAGGCCCGCATGGCTGA
- a CDS encoding 3-deoxy-D-manno-octulosonic acid transferase, which yields MADPIARTVLASYRNISRLLSPVVRAWVENRTRLGKEHPGRRSERFGRPNLARPDGPIVWVHAASVGETVSVVPLIDVIAARGLRVLLTTGTLTSAKVAEDRLPPRALHQFAPLDVVSFVARFLNHWQPDLAIFVESEIWPATVSELARRRVPQVVVNARLSSRSGRRWARLGGIARALFGRLALVLAQSQADAERLRLVGAAPVIVTGNLKFDVAPPDAIDHELAALHRQIGDRPVWLAASTHAGEEEAAAAAHAALKARFPGLLTVLVPRHPARGPEIRGLLAARGLAVAARSERAEVSAETDVLLGDTIGEMGLYYRVAPLAFIGGSLVDRGGQNPIEAAALDTAVLHGPHVKNFLDIYRAFDRNNASLEVADADGLEAAVGALLADSVRRGRMAAAGRRLVTANRGALERTLAALEPYLEPLAARASGGGGPP from the coding sequence ATGGCTGACCCCATCGCCCGCACCGTGCTGGCCTCCTACCGCAACATCAGCCGCCTCCTTTCGCCGGTCGTCCGCGCGTGGGTGGAGAACCGGACGCGCCTCGGCAAGGAGCACCCCGGCCGCCGCTCCGAGCGCTTCGGCCGCCCCAACCTGGCCCGCCCGGACGGGCCGATCGTCTGGGTCCATGCCGCGAGCGTCGGGGAGACCGTCTCGGTGGTCCCGCTCATCGACGTGATCGCCGCCCGCGGCCTGCGCGTCCTCCTCACCACCGGCACCCTGACATCCGCCAAGGTTGCCGAGGACCGTCTCCCGCCGCGCGCCCTGCACCAATTCGCGCCCCTCGACGTGGTCAGCTTCGTGGCCCGTTTCCTGAACCACTGGCAGCCCGACCTCGCCATCTTCGTGGAGAGCGAGATCTGGCCCGCGACCGTCTCCGAACTCGCCCGCCGGCGGGTGCCGCAGGTGGTCGTCAACGCCCGCCTGTCGTCGCGCTCCGGGCGCCGCTGGGCCCGTCTCGGCGGCATCGCGCGGGCCCTTTTCGGACGCCTCGCCCTGGTCCTCGCCCAGTCCCAGGCCGACGCCGAGCGGCTGCGCCTCGTCGGCGCCGCCCCGGTGATCGTCACAGGCAACCTCAAGTTCGACGTCGCCCCGCCGGACGCCATCGACCACGAACTCGCCGCGCTGCACCGTCAGATCGGCGACCGTCCCGTCTGGCTCGCCGCCAGCACCCATGCGGGCGAGGAGGAGGCCGCCGCCGCGGCCCATGCCGCCCTGAAAGCCCGCTTCCCCGGCCTCCTCACGGTCCTTGTGCCGCGCCACCCGGCCCGCGGGCCGGAGATCAGGGGCCTCCTGGCCGCCCGCGGCCTCGCGGTCGCGGCCCGCTCCGAGCGGGCGGAGGTCAGCGCCGAGACCGACGTCCTGCTCGGCGACACGATCGGCGAGATGGGCCTCTACTACAGGGTCGCCCCGCTCGCCTTCATCGGGGGATCGCTGGTCGACCGCGGCGGCCAGAACCCGATCGAGGCGGCCGCCCTCGACACGGCGGTCCTGCACGGGCCCCACGTCAAGAACTTCCTCGACATCTACCGCGCCTTCGACCGCAACAACGCCTCGCTGGAGGTCGCCGACGCCGACGGGCTCGAGGCCGCGGTCGGCGCGCTCCTGGCCGATTCTGTCCGCCGGGGCCGTATGGCCGCCGCCGGCCGCCGCCTCGTCACCGCCAACCGCGGCGCGCTCGAACGAACCCTCGCGGCGCTCGAGCCCTACCTCGAGCCGCTTGCCGCGCGGGCGTCGGGAGGCGGGGGGCCGCCATGA
- the lpxK gene encoding tetraacyldisaccharide 4'-kinase — MSGWRAPAFWQTGGWPARLLAPLGRLYGTVTLARMRRPAGYRPPVPVVAIGNLVLGGAGKTPSAILVARLLEADGRRPVVVSRGYGGRLAGPLRVDPQLHGAGDVGDEPLMMARRGLAVMVSRDRAAGVRAAVAAGADVVVLDDGFQSPAVAKDLSILVVDAEAPVGNGLVFPAGPLRAPVGPQLAAAHLVLAIGEGELPDLLRAVGRPVLAGRLAARESTRFAGRRLLGYAGIGRPAKVAATLRACGADLAGFEAFPDHHVFSEADARRLLHAAGRAGAGLVTTEKDAARLGGRATGPLADLAKASDVLAVDLVVADPGALSAALGRLFGEPPAGGLSPRNPGGA; from the coding sequence ATGAGCGGCTGGCGCGCCCCGGCCTTCTGGCAGACCGGCGGCTGGCCCGCGCGCCTCCTGGCTCCCCTCGGCCGCCTCTATGGCACGGTCACGCTTGCTCGCATGCGCCGCCCGGCCGGCTACCGGCCCCCTGTCCCGGTCGTCGCCATCGGCAACCTCGTGCTTGGCGGGGCCGGCAAGACCCCGTCCGCCATCCTGGTCGCCCGGCTCCTGGAGGCCGACGGCCGACGCCCCGTCGTGGTCAGCCGCGGCTACGGCGGGCGCCTGGCCGGCCCGCTGAGGGTCGACCCGCAGCTCCACGGCGCCGGCGACGTCGGCGATGAGCCGCTGATGATGGCCCGCCGCGGCCTCGCCGTCATGGTCTCCCGCGACCGTGCCGCCGGGGTGCGGGCCGCCGTGGCGGCCGGCGCCGATGTGGTTGTCCTCGACGACGGCTTCCAGAGCCCCGCGGTCGCCAAGGACCTGTCCATCCTGGTGGTCGACGCCGAGGCGCCGGTCGGCAACGGGCTCGTCTTTCCGGCCGGTCCGCTGCGCGCGCCGGTCGGCCCGCAGTTGGCCGCCGCACACCTCGTTCTGGCGATCGGGGAGGGGGAGTTGCCGGACCTCCTGCGGGCCGTTGGCAGACCGGTTCTCGCCGGGCGGCTCGCGGCCCGCGAGTCCACCCGCTTCGCCGGCCGGCGCCTGCTCGGCTACGCGGGTATCGGCCGGCCCGCCAAGGTCGCCGCGACGCTCCGGGCCTGCGGCGCCGACCTCGCCGGCTTCGAGGCCTTCCCGGACCACCACGTCTTCTCGGAGGCCGATGCGCGGCGGCTTCTCCACGCGGCGGGCCGGGCAGGGGCCGGGCTCGTCACCACCGAGAAGGACGCTGCCCGCCTCGGCGGCCGCGCCACGGGGCCGCTGGCCGACCTCGCGAAGGCTTCGGACGTGCTCGCGGTCGACCTCGTGGTGGCCGATCCGGGTGCCCTGTCGGCGGCGCTCGGCAGGCTCTTCGGCGAGCCGCCCGCCGGCGGCCTCAGCCCCCGAAATCCTGGTGGCGCCTGA
- a CDS encoding DUF2093 domain-containing protein — MNRIELPRAFGEARIQYLDGDYKILTQGSYVRCAVTGLQIPVDELKYWSVARQEAYVDAAASLRRHQDFGG; from the coding sequence ATGAACCGTATCGAACTGCCGAGAGCCTTCGGCGAGGCACGCATCCAGTACCTCGACGGCGACTACAAGATCCTCACCCAGGGCTCATACGTGCGATGCGCCGTCACGGGCCTGCAGATCCCGGTCGACGAGCTCAAATACTGGAGCGTGGCGCGCCAGGAGGCCTATGTGGACGCGGCCGCCTCGCTCAGGCGCCACCAGGATTTCGGGGGCTGA
- a CDS encoding monovalent cation:proton antiporter-2 (CPA2) family protein, with protein MAAEASATALVAPPLVLLAAAVVAVPVFKRLGLGTVIGYLAAGVAIGPAALGFFADPGAILHVAELGIVLFLFLIGLELEPKRLWSMRKHIFGLGSAQVLLAAAGIGAAVYLLGADWRVALVAGAGLSLSSTAIVMQMLEERGETRTGAGEKTFAILLLQDLAIVPLLALLAVIAPTPSSGGGFTEAALSGAKILLAVGGVVLVGRYLLNPMFRLLAAAEAREIMTAAALMVVLGAAAAMTLAGLSMAMGAFLAGVLLAESNFRHQLEADIEPFRGILMGLFFLSVGMSVDLAVIASDWRLVAIGLAALVLVKLGTVYLTVRAFAGSHAEALKVAALLVQGGEFGFVLYQSAAASGTIPDRAASILVAVTTLSMALTPLVVALAERLAAPPEGEDEPDESFDGATGSVLVVGFGRFGQIVSQLLLANGTDVTIIDNDTEMIRSAARFGFKIYYGDGTRLDVLRAAGAERAELIVVATDRREITDRIVDLVRSELPTTKLFVRSYDRGHTLALRSKGVDFEIRETYESALAFGRATLVGLGVDPDGALDLERQVRERDKERLVLQASGGLLAGKQILLTTPAEQAPEPTPEPLVEPRRAAKALSQETESVARS; from the coding sequence ATGGCCGCCGAAGCCTCCGCCACCGCGCTGGTCGCGCCGCCGCTCGTCCTGCTCGCGGCGGCCGTGGTCGCCGTCCCGGTCTTCAAGCGGCTCGGGCTCGGGACGGTGATCGGGTACCTGGCGGCCGGCGTCGCGATCGGTCCGGCGGCGCTCGGCTTCTTCGCCGACCCAGGCGCGATCCTGCATGTGGCCGAGCTCGGGATCGTGCTCTTCCTCTTCCTCATCGGGCTGGAGCTGGAGCCGAAGCGGCTCTGGAGCATGCGCAAGCACATCTTCGGGCTCGGCTCGGCGCAGGTGCTGCTCGCCGCGGCGGGGATCGGGGCGGCGGTCTACCTGCTCGGCGCGGACTGGCGCGTGGCGCTGGTGGCGGGCGCGGGCCTGTCGCTCTCGTCGACCGCCATCGTGATGCAGATGCTGGAGGAGCGCGGCGAGACGCGGACCGGGGCGGGCGAGAAGACCTTCGCGATCCTGCTCCTGCAGGACCTCGCGATCGTGCCCCTGCTGGCGCTCCTCGCCGTGATCGCGCCGACGCCGTCGTCGGGGGGAGGCTTCACGGAGGCGGCCCTCTCCGGGGCCAAGATCCTGCTCGCGGTCGGCGGGGTGGTGCTGGTCGGGCGCTACCTGCTCAACCCGATGTTCCGGCTGCTCGCCGCCGCGGAGGCTCGCGAGATCATGACGGCCGCGGCCCTGATGGTCGTCCTCGGCGCGGCGGCGGCGATGACGCTCGCCGGGCTGTCGATGGCGATGGGCGCGTTCCTGGCCGGAGTTCTGCTCGCCGAATCGAACTTCCGGCACCAGCTCGAGGCCGATATCGAGCCCTTCCGGGGCATCCTGATGGGGCTCTTCTTCCTGTCTGTCGGCATGAGCGTGGACCTCGCCGTGATCGCCTCCGACTGGCGGCTGGTCGCGATCGGGCTCGCGGCCCTCGTCCTCGTCAAGCTCGGCACCGTGTACCTGACCGTGCGGGCCTTTGCGGGAAGCCACGCGGAGGCCTTGAAGGTCGCCGCACTGCTGGTCCAGGGCGGCGAGTTCGGCTTCGTGCTCTACCAGAGCGCCGCCGCCTCGGGGACGATCCCGGACCGCGCCGCCTCCATCCTGGTCGCGGTCACCACCCTGTCGATGGCCCTGACGCCGCTCGTGGTCGCGCTCGCGGAGCGGCTGGCCGCCCCACCCGAGGGCGAGGACGAGCCGGACGAGAGCTTCGACGGTGCGACGGGTTCGGTACTGGTCGTCGGCTTCGGCCGTTTCGGCCAGATCGTCTCGCAACTCCTGCTCGCCAACGGCACCGACGTCACCATCATCGACAACGACACGGAGATGATCCGCTCGGCCGCGCGCTTCGGCTTCAAGATCTACTACGGCGACGGGACGCGCCTCGACGTGCTCAGGGCGGCGGGGGCGGAACGGGCCGAGCTGATCGTGGTGGCGACCGACCGGCGCGAGATCACGGACCGGATCGTCGACCTGGTCCGCTCCGAGCTGCCAACGACCAAGCTCTTCGTCCGCTCCTACGACCGCGGCCACACGCTGGCGCTCAGGAGCAAGGGCGTCGATTTCGAGATCCGGGAGACCTACGAGTCCGCCCTCGCCTTCGGGCGCGCCACGCTGGTCGGCCTCGGGGTCGATCCGGACGGCGCCCTCGACCTGGAGCGCCAGGTCCGCGAACGGGACAAGGAACGGCTCGTGCTGCAGGCTTCGGGCGGCCTGCTCGCCGGCAAGCAGATCCTCCTGACCACGCCTGCCGAACAGGCTCCGGAGCCCACCCCGGAACCGCTGGTCGAACCGCGGCGCGCCGCCAAGGCTCTCAGCCAGGAGACGGAGAGCGTCGCCCGGTCGTGA